A region of Candidatus Roizmanbacteria bacterium DNA encodes the following proteins:
- a CDS encoding SIR2 family protein — protein sequence MRVLVVIGAGASYDAWPKHVYNYNGQRLPLANELFAPLAIQNHYLQQYNLMGLAAKLRLLADSKKHDFDIEKELAEIFDTAKERNDPNDLQNLFKARFYIHSLILALTQETLKRTNGHTNYVTLLYKLKDWINEYPSDRFVDIVVFNYDSLIEHAMTNVYGYDWFHKTSDQPLTAYYRGNNLRIYKPHGSINWGNEIHKSEKPYIYWNQEEVFQSFIDIKPLSSICVIDPANISRRIQKSYIPAIAIPYKNKQHFDECPNEMKEEMIEATLKANKLITIGWKGSDENYTSILKKNSHLTDIYVVSPNANTNLDEIFPSIIRPIKSSFRDFINKTQQLEEILTS from the coding sequence ATGAGAGTATTAGTTGTCATAGGAGCAGGAGCATCATATGATGCATGGCCAAAACATGTATACAATTATAATGGTCAGCGTTTACCTTTAGCAAACGAGTTGTTTGCTCCACTTGCAATTCAGAATCATTATTTACAGCAGTATAATTTAATGGGATTGGCAGCAAAATTAAGATTATTAGCAGATTCCAAAAAACACGATTTTGATATTGAAAAAGAATTAGCTGAAATTTTCGATACTGCAAAAGAAAGAAATGATCCAAACGACCTTCAAAATCTATTTAAAGCTCGATTCTATATACATTCATTAATTCTCGCTCTTACACAAGAAACATTAAAACGCACAAATGGACACACAAACTATGTCACTCTTTTATATAAGTTGAAAGACTGGATAAATGAATATCCTTCCGATCGTTTCGTCGATATTGTGGTTTTTAACTATGACTCACTTATTGAACATGCTATGACTAATGTTTATGGGTATGATTGGTTCCATAAAACAAGTGATCAGCCACTAACTGCATATTACAGAGGAAATAACCTTAGGATATATAAACCGCATGGTTCTATTAATTGGGGAAACGAAATCCATAAATCTGAAAAGCCCTATATTTATTGGAATCAAGAAGAGGTGTTTCAAAGCTTCATTGATATTAAACCACTCTCTTCAATTTGTGTTATTGACCCGGCTAACATTTCAAGACGTATCCAAAAAAGTTATATTCCGGCAATTGCAATTCCTTACAAAAATAAACAGCATTTTGATGAATGCCCTAATGAAATGAAAGAAGAAATGATAGAGGCAACATTAAAAGCAAATAAACTGATCACAATTGGATGGAAAGGAAGTGATGAGAATTATACCTCAATTCTTAAAAAGAACTCTCACTTGACTGACATCTACGTAGTAAGTCCTAACGCAAATACAAATCTCGATGAAATATTCCCAAGTATCATCAGACCAATTAAATCATCCTTTAGAGATTTTATAAATAAAACACAACAGCTGGAAGAAATACTTACATCTTGA
- a CDS encoding IS1595 family transposase produces the protein MVCNNRPISKYKRKKILWCFAHDLSATQTSGILGLNRNTVNKYYNNIRQLIYHHQVHQMQRYVGGEIEIDESYFGPRRMRGKSSKRGRGTSFKQVVFGIYERQGRVFTRIIPNCKRRTLHAVMKGKIDLNSTVYSDSWSGYNGLVDVGYDKHLRINHKKNEFSNTKGVHINGIESFWSFCKRRLVKFNGVKKNFPLHLKECEWRWSKSPSILYNELLQIVNVLV, from the coding sequence ATGGTTTGTAACAATAGGCCGATATCAAAATACAAGAGAAAAAAGATACTATGGTGTTTTGCACACGATCTGAGTGCTACACAGACCTCTGGTATTTTGGGTCTCAACCGCAATACAGTCAACAAATATTACAATAATATTCGTCAACTCATATATCATCACCAAGTGCACCAGATGCAACGATATGTTGGTGGTGAGATAGAAATTGATGAATCATACTTTGGACCTCGAAGGATGAGAGGCAAGTCAAGTAAAAGAGGTCGTGGGACGTCATTTAAGCAGGTAGTATTTGGGATATATGAGCGTCAAGGACGTGTATTTACTCGTATCATTCCAAACTGTAAAAGAAGAACGCTACATGCTGTTATGAAGGGAAAGATTGACTTGAACAGTACTGTATATTCAGATTCGTGGAGCGGATACAACGGACTTGTTGATGTCGGGTATGACAAACATTTGAGAATCAATCACAAGAAAAATGAGTTCTCAAATACAAAAGGGGTCCATATCAATGGCATAGAGTCATTCTGGTCCTTTTGTAAAAGACGTCTCGTTAAGTTCAATGGTGTAAAGAAAAACTTTCCATTACACTTGAAAGAGTGTGAATGGAGATGGAGCAAATCCCCATCGATCCTTTACAATGAACTATTACAAATTGTTAATGTGCTAGTCTAG
- a CDS encoding S8 family peptidase has translation MNINILVPAKRAERVNYKPKGADFWKGMWEKFSDEELFFKRVSHVKETVNKILEKKIPFEENYYIEVNLDERSRSKTATPSRVWLEADIDLVGAPKINKLMASGKKQDLEILEYYASTATFTKAKFGENIKRKEKNIYREVFAITDIADCSLTLDRVDKDIEELKHKNYHGEIKCIVELYSNIPRSKYEHYFGLISQFVPNKLVKRDIEMLFHNLSYIAYLTISEIEEILSNCSFIKKILIYPSFKASRCIPSGDLNDVRLLPPETNEIIGILDSGVNHDLLNFYKKSNTEKYIGKKKANYDHGTFVTSRALFGDDIFEKFEKTNQLQPCAYFMDFQFLFDENGEPELDYESFKKEIESIFRKYKKVISVFNFSVNSRQKDEDISELTEFLDILCRKYDIIFINSTGNHDFFGGINKDYEDIFSNKGFDTKVKAPADGLNIITVGSIALKVSKDCICTEQGYPSPFTRKGPVHFEWRKPELVAHGGNVLNIPGKDINDRDAILASNNKVGVGGINMQGLATDRGTSASAPLITRESVYLVDMIKNANIGDDIVLKGNRANLVKAMLIHSTGLKEQVEIKEKEVSQAYGFGQPDYKRIF, from the coding sequence ATGAATATTAATATACTAGTGCCGGCGAAAAGGGCAGAAAGGGTAAACTACAAACCAAAAGGTGCTGATTTCTGGAAGGGTATGTGGGAAAAATTTTCAGATGAAGAATTGTTTTTTAAGAGAGTTTCACACGTAAAGGAGACAGTGAATAAAATACTAGAAAAAAAAATCCCATTTGAAGAGAATTATTATATCGAAGTAAATCTAGACGAAAGATCTCGTTCAAAAACAGCTACTCCAAGTAGAGTTTGGTTAGAGGCAGATATTGATTTAGTTGGAGCTCCCAAGATAAATAAATTAATGGCTAGTGGGAAAAAACAAGATCTTGAAATCTTGGAATACTATGCTTCTACAGCTACATTTACGAAAGCAAAGTTTGGAGAAAATATTAAGCGAAAAGAAAAAAATATATATAGAGAAGTTTTTGCGATAACAGATATTGCTGATTGCAGTCTAACTCTTGATAGAGTAGATAAAGATATTGAAGAGCTAAAGCATAAGAATTACCATGGAGAAATTAAATGCATTGTTGAATTATATTCAAATATTCCTCGATCTAAATACGAGCATTATTTCGGATTAATTTCCCAGTTCGTTCCTAACAAACTTGTTAAGAGGGATATTGAGATGCTTTTTCATAATCTTTCTTATATTGCTTACTTAACGATAAGTGAAATTGAAGAAATACTCTCAAATTGTTCTTTCATAAAAAAGATTTTGATTTATCCTTCTTTTAAAGCATCTAGATGTATTCCTTCGGGTGACCTAAATGATGTTCGCTTGTTACCTCCAGAAACAAATGAAATTATTGGAATCCTCGATAGTGGTGTAAATCATGATCTGCTAAATTTCTATAAAAAAAGTAATACGGAAAAATATATTGGCAAAAAGAAGGCGAATTATGATCATGGTACTTTTGTCACAAGTAGAGCTTTATTTGGTGACGATATATTTGAAAAATTCGAAAAGACCAACCAACTGCAGCCTTGTGCTTATTTTATGGATTTTCAATTTCTTTTTGATGAGAATGGAGAGCCGGAACTAGACTATGAATCATTTAAAAAAGAAATTGAATCAATATTTAGAAAGTATAAGAAAGTTATTTCAGTGTTTAATTTCTCTGTTAATAGTAGGCAGAAAGATGAAGATATATCTGAATTGACAGAATTTTTAGATATTTTATGTCGGAAGTACGATATTATATTTATAAATAGTACTGGTAATCATGACTTTTTTGGAGGTATAAACAAGGATTATGAAGATATTTTTAGTAATAAGGGCTTCGATACTAAAGTAAAAGCTCCGGCGGATGGTTTAAATATAATAACTGTTGGATCAATTGCTCTTAAAGTAAGTAAAGATTGCATATGTACAGAACAGGGTTATCCTTCCCCTTTTACACGAAAGGGGCCTGTGCACTTTGAATGGAGGAAACCAGAGCTAGTAGCGCATGGAGGAAATGTTCTCAATATTCCTGGTAAAGATATTAATGACCGTGATGCTATTCTTGCCTCAAACAACAAAGTTGGTGTTGGTGGCATCAATATGCAAGGTCTAGCTACAGATAGAGGAACTAGTGCAAGTGCTCCATTAATCACAAGAGAGAGCGTCTACCTTGTAGATATGATTAAAAACGCCAATATAGGAGATGATATCGTTTTAAAAGGCAATAGAGCTAATTTAGTTAAAGCTATGCTAATTCACTCCACAGGTCTTAAGGAACAAGTGGAGATAAAAGAAAAAGAGGTGTCTCAAGCCTATGGTTTTGGACAACCAGACTATAAGAGAATATTTTAG